The Variovorax paradoxus B4 genome includes a region encoding these proteins:
- a CDS encoding alpha/beta hydrolase — protein MIGDAQSGAALGHQGEIDAQYDAGASVPDYPAYLTRWQEESATARLQLPCRLRLPYGATAAEKLDIFCADAPAAPVHVFFHGGYWRSLGASDFSFVAYALRNIGFTTVVVDYALCPSVSITEIVRQARASIAWVYGNIERFGGDPARITVGGHSAGGHLAMMSLLAPWKEAYALPEDVLNAAVSVSGLHDLAPLQYSYLQPALRLDEETIDRCSPMRHVKRVPAPVLVTWGALESQEFLRQGSEFAAQLANAGCRVDCSPLADAHHFSVLDAYRDADSRICQWLRRAVD, from the coding sequence GTGATAGGCGATGCGCAGTCTGGCGCAGCACTTGGCCACCAGGGCGAGATCGACGCGCAATACGACGCAGGCGCTTCGGTGCCTGACTATCCAGCCTATCTGACGCGCTGGCAGGAGGAATCCGCGACGGCGCGCTTGCAACTGCCTTGCCGCCTGCGTCTTCCGTACGGCGCCACCGCGGCTGAGAAACTGGACATCTTCTGCGCGGATGCACCGGCAGCGCCGGTTCACGTCTTTTTCCACGGCGGTTACTGGCGTTCGCTTGGCGCGTCTGACTTCAGTTTCGTCGCGTACGCCTTACGCAACATCGGATTCACGACGGTGGTGGTGGACTACGCGTTGTGCCCGAGTGTGAGCATCACGGAAATCGTGAGGCAGGCACGCGCAAGCATCGCGTGGGTGTACGGAAACATCGAGCGGTTCGGGGGGGATCCCGCACGCATCACGGTTGGAGGGCATTCCGCGGGAGGTCACCTTGCCATGATGTCGCTGCTTGCGCCCTGGAAAGAGGCGTACGCGCTACCTGAAGACGTGTTGAACGCAGCCGTGTCGGTGAGCGGTCTGCACGACCTTGCGCCCCTGCAATACAGCTATTTGCAACCGGCACTGCGGCTCGATGAGGAAACGATTGATCGTTGCTCGCCGATGCGGCATGTCAAGCGCGTTCCGGCGCCGGTCCTTGTCACGTGGGGTGCACTGGAGTCCCAGGAATTCTTGCGCCAGGGGAGCGAATTCGCGGCGCAGCTGGCAAACGCAGGTTGCCGCGTGGACTGCTCGCCTCTCGCGGACGCGCATCACTTCTCCGTGCTGGACGCCTATCGCGATGCGGATTCCCGAATCTGCCAGTGGCTGAGGCGCGCGGTCGATTGA
- the kynA gene encoding tryptophan 2,3-dioxygenase yields the protein MSKEPSLGEGEKIVGEERAQLDFSSSMSYGDYLHLDKILNAQEPLSPDHNEMLFIVQHQTSELWMKLMLHELHAAISEIAAGRMQQAFKMLARVTRIMEQLVNAWDVLATMTPPEYTALRPYLKQSSGFQSYQYRCIEFALGNKNAAMLKPHEHRADLLATVRKAHESPSLYDHAIRRLHADGIDVPAESLERDWTQPYTANEGVCQAWLTVYRNPDRHWTLYQLGEKLTDLEDSFRLWRFRHVTTVERVIGFKRGTGGTGGVSYLRKMLDVVLFPELWSLRTDL from the coding sequence GTGTCAAAGGAGCCTTCTCTCGGAGAAGGCGAGAAGATCGTGGGCGAGGAACGCGCGCAGCTCGATTTCAGCAGTTCGATGAGCTATGGCGACTACCTTCACCTCGACAAAATACTGAACGCGCAGGAACCGCTTTCGCCGGACCACAACGAGATGCTCTTCATCGTGCAGCATCAGACGAGCGAACTCTGGATGAAGCTGATGCTCCACGAATTGCACGCCGCGATCTCCGAGATCGCCGCTGGTCGCATGCAGCAGGCCTTCAAGATGCTGGCGCGCGTGACCCGGATCATGGAGCAGTTGGTGAATGCATGGGACGTGCTCGCGACCATGACGCCGCCGGAATACACGGCGCTGCGCCCCTACCTGAAGCAGTCCAGCGGCTTCCAGAGCTACCAGTACCGCTGCATCGAGTTCGCGCTGGGCAACAAGAATGCGGCGATGCTGAAGCCCCACGAGCATCGTGCGGACCTGCTCGCGACCGTCCGCAAAGCCCATGAATCGCCTTCGCTCTATGACCACGCGATCCGCCGGCTTCACGCCGACGGGATCGATGTGCCGGCCGAATCGCTCGAGCGTGACTGGACGCAGCCCTACACGGCGAACGAGGGCGTGTGCCAGGCCTGGCTGACCGTCTACCGCAATCCGGATCGCCATTGGACGCTCTACCAGTTGGGAGAGAAGCTGACTGACCTCGAAGACAGCTTCCGTCTCTGGCGCTTCCGCCATGTGACGACCGTCGAGCGTGTGATCGGCTTCAAGCGGGGCACCGGCGGCACGGGGGGCGTGAGCTATCTGCGCAAGATGCTCGATGTCGTGCTGTTTCCGGAACTCTGGTCGCTGCGGACGGACCTGTGA
- a CDS encoding MarR family winged helix-turn-helix transcriptional regulator — MAGFLPYKLSVLSRLTQELLASVLVEADVTIAQWRVYLSLAKQGPSHLNGIADFTMLPQSSLSRSIAQMADRGLVRSVRNENDRRLAQIDLTSQGRKRFEQLTVAIQAACEAAFAMDEPEEVNFLETVDELIARLSNRLGEPADVTMRAVGTAKPRRAARPAPTKTQPTRSTGAAKKGRQ; from the coding sequence TTGGCAGGCTTCCTGCCGTACAAGCTGTCCGTGCTCTCGCGGCTGACGCAGGAACTCCTCGCCTCGGTGCTGGTGGAAGCGGACGTCACCATCGCACAATGGCGTGTTTACCTCAGCCTCGCCAAGCAGGGGCCGAGCCATCTCAACGGGATCGCGGACTTCACGATGTTGCCGCAGTCGTCGTTGAGCCGCTCGATCGCCCAGATGGCCGATCGAGGCTTGGTACGAAGTGTGCGCAACGAAAATGACCGACGGCTGGCCCAGATCGATTTGACGAGCCAGGGCAGGAAGAGATTCGAGCAGCTCACCGTCGCCATCCAGGCCGCCTGCGAAGCGGCCTTTGCGATGGATGAGCCGGAGGAAGTGAACTTCCTGGAAACGGTCGACGAACTCATCGCCCGTCTGTCGAACCGGCTGGGAGAACCGGCCGATGTGACAATGCGCGCAGTTGGCACCGCAAAGCCGCGCAGAGCGGCGAGGCCTGCGCCGACAAAGACTCAGCCAACACGTTCTACCGGCGCGGCAAAGAAGGGGCGGCAATAG
- a CDS encoding sulfatase-like hydrolase/transferase, producing the protein MEKQVSRKNVVVIMSDEHNPMYLGRAGHPFIKTPHLDALARRGASFTDAYTPSPICVPARAAFATGMRVHQTRHWDNASPYTGTPESWGHVLQRNAVRVESIGKLHYRNATDPVGFDREHLPMHVVGGHGMVWGSIRDPILPIGEGKRMLGENIGPGESPYTEYDRAVTHTAVEWLRDAAHDDRPFVLYVGLVAPHFPLTAPQEFFDLYKDVNVPEAKLHPNAGAVRHPWVETYAQCIPNEERFRSAQERRNAFLAYYALCSFLDDNVGKIVSTLDQTGLFDSTHVVYTSDHGDNVGARGLWGKSTLYQETVKVPMIVAGPRLPIGVTCDTPVDLIDMYPTILDVAGLRWKDEMAGRPGWSVLRLDELPNAQQRVIVSEYHATGSNTAGFMVRKGRWKYHYYVRFAPELFDLETDPGELRDLSAIPQYLPVLADMERELRRVCDPEAVDAQAKQDQTAFIDSLGGRDAAAQMGERGATPPPKTKIAA; encoded by the coding sequence ATGGAGAAGCAAGTGAGCCGAAAGAATGTCGTAGTCATCATGTCCGACGAGCACAACCCCATGTATCTGGGACGCGCCGGACACCCCTTCATCAAGACACCGCACCTGGACGCGCTCGCGCGGCGCGGCGCGTCTTTCACGGACGCCTACACGCCCAGTCCGATTTGCGTGCCGGCCCGCGCCGCGTTCGCGACCGGCATGCGTGTGCACCAGACCCGCCACTGGGACAATGCGTCGCCGTACACGGGCACCCCGGAGAGCTGGGGCCACGTCCTGCAACGCAACGCCGTTCGCGTCGAGAGCATCGGCAAGCTTCACTACCGCAACGCAACGGATCCGGTGGGCTTCGACAGGGAGCACCTGCCAATGCACGTTGTAGGCGGGCACGGCATGGTGTGGGGATCGATCCGTGATCCCATCCTGCCGATCGGCGAAGGCAAGCGCATGCTCGGCGAGAACATCGGACCCGGCGAGTCGCCCTACACCGAGTACGACCGAGCGGTGACCCACACGGCGGTCGAATGGCTGCGGGATGCGGCGCATGACGATCGACCCTTCGTGCTGTACGTCGGTTTGGTGGCGCCGCACTTTCCGCTCACCGCGCCGCAGGAGTTCTTCGACCTCTACAAGGACGTCAATGTGCCCGAGGCAAAACTCCATCCTAACGCGGGCGCGGTCCGCCATCCGTGGGTGGAAACCTATGCACAATGCATCCCGAACGAGGAACGCTTTCGCAGCGCCCAGGAGCGCAGGAACGCCTTCCTCGCGTACTACGCCCTGTGCAGCTTCCTCGACGACAACGTCGGCAAGATTGTCTCCACGCTCGACCAAACGGGCTTGTTCGACAGCACGCACGTGGTCTACACCTCCGATCATGGCGACAACGTCGGTGCACGCGGCCTGTGGGGCAAGTCGACGCTTTATCAGGAAACCGTCAAGGTGCCGATGATCGTCGCCGGCCCGCGGCTGCCCATCGGCGTCACCTGCGACACGCCGGTCGACCTCATCGACATGTATCCCACGATCCTGGATGTCGCAGGACTTCGATGGAAGGACGAGATGGCTGGACGTCCGGGCTGGTCGGTGCTCAGGCTGGACGAGTTGCCGAATGCGCAGCAGCGTGTCATCGTGAGCGAGTACCACGCCACAGGCAGCAATACAGCGGGATTCATGGTCCGCAAGGGCAGGTGGAAGTATCACTACTACGTGCGCTTCGCGCCAGAGCTCTTCGATCTCGAAACCGACCCCGGTGAACTGCGCGATCTTTCAGCCATTCCGCAATACCTGCCGGTTCTCGCGGATATGGAACGCGAACTGCGCCGCGTCTGCGATCCGGAAGCCGTCGATGCACAGGCCAAGCAGGACCAGACGGCGTTCATCGACAGCCTTGGCGGTCGCGACGCCGCCGCGCAGATGGGCGAGCGGGGTGCCACGCCGCCGCCGAAAACCAAGATCGCAGCGTGA
- a CDS encoding LysR family transcriptional regulator has translation MISSSAELRNHLKLRQLTLLASLGETVSLHKAAERCGMSQPAATRLIHELEELMGVLLFERTSRGMAPTDMGRLLIRHAAMFLAGIDHVYHEAVALKSGNAGSLRLGVMPGAPSRLVANAVAFVKRETPRMDIQIVDGANDFLLAGLRDGSVNLALGRAPAAGTVNAAFELLFVEHFSIVCGPSNAISKPVSGLGALIDQLWILPLPGTALRANLDVHFLSQCGRLPHDLIESTSIVANVALVELTGRVAVMPRSIAREHSDRGQVRVLVDKLADLAGPIGILTRRGDAQPTHILRMIEALRTASREFAAVESVSP, from the coding sequence ATGATTTCGTCTTCCGCCGAGCTTCGCAACCACCTCAAGCTCAGACAACTGACGCTGCTGGCCAGCCTGGGCGAAACCGTGAGCCTGCACAAGGCTGCCGAGCGGTGCGGTATGAGCCAGCCGGCGGCGACGCGACTGATCCATGAGTTGGAAGAACTCATGGGAGTCCTGCTCTTCGAGCGCACGAGTCGTGGCATGGCGCCCACCGACATGGGGCGGCTGCTCATCCGGCACGCGGCCATGTTCTTGGCAGGCATCGATCATGTCTATCACGAGGCGGTCGCTCTAAAGAGTGGCAACGCGGGAAGTCTTCGATTGGGCGTCATGCCTGGCGCTCCGTCCCGACTCGTGGCAAACGCTGTCGCTTTCGTGAAGCGTGAAACACCGCGCATGGATATCCAGATCGTCGATGGCGCGAATGACTTCCTGCTGGCAGGACTGCGCGATGGCAGCGTGAACTTGGCGCTGGGAAGGGCACCAGCGGCGGGCACGGTCAACGCAGCCTTTGAGCTGCTATTTGTCGAGCACTTCTCCATCGTGTGCGGGCCATCGAATGCCATTTCGAAGCCTGTCAGCGGACTTGGGGCGCTGATCGATCAGCTATGGATCTTGCCACTTCCGGGTACCGCGCTGAGAGCAAATCTCGATGTCCATTTCCTGAGCCAGTGCGGTAGGTTGCCGCACGACCTGATCGAGTCGACTTCCATCGTGGCGAATGTCGCGCTCGTTGAACTCACTGGTCGCGTCGCAGTGATGCCCAGATCGATTGCCCGGGAACACAGTGACCGTGGTCAAGTCCGCGTTCTAGTCGACAAATTGGCTGACCTTGCGGGACCGATCGGTATCCTGACACGCCGGGGAGACGCGCAGCCGACGCATATCCTGCGGATGATTGAAGCATTGCGAACTGCGTCCCGTGAGTTCGCCGCCGTAGAGTCCGTGTCCCCCTAA
- a CDS encoding YidH family protein, whose translation MEKEPDYRFSLANERTFLAWIRTALAVLAGGMLFYQFAARIEPRWLVDAVAIGSSIVGGLVAVAAYCGWCVNQAAMRREQPLPRSLLLPAMAAFSVTVCGVAVLLLLSQA comes from the coding sequence ATGGAGAAAGAGCCGGACTACAGGTTCTCGCTCGCCAACGAGAGGACGTTCCTGGCATGGATCCGCACTGCGCTTGCCGTGCTTGCCGGTGGCATGCTTTTCTACCAGTTCGCAGCGCGTATCGAGCCACGATGGCTGGTCGATGCAGTGGCGATCGGCTCGTCCATCGTGGGTGGGCTGGTCGCAGTCGCGGCGTACTGCGGCTGGTGCGTTAACCAGGCCGCCATGCGCCGGGAACAGCCATTGCCCCGCTCGCTGCTGTTGCCTGCGATGGCCGCCTTCTCCGTCACGGTCTGCGGCGTGGCAGTCCTGTTGCTTCTTTCACAGGCATGA
- a CDS encoding RidA family protein — MKEVLDVGLPPLGQPFSWAVRSKGMIFTAHGPVNTDGTVSTGPVEEQARITLANLRRAMQAAGGGLEHVCQVLIYMTDMSDMKAIDGVYRDFFEAPYPNRSSVAVSSLAVPGMKIEIVAYAML, encoded by the coding sequence ATGAAGGAAGTGCTGGATGTCGGCCTGCCGCCGCTCGGGCAGCCCTTTTCATGGGCGGTGCGCAGCAAAGGGATGATTTTCACGGCCCACGGGCCGGTGAACACGGACGGGACAGTGAGCACTGGCCCCGTCGAGGAACAGGCGCGCATCACGCTCGCGAACCTCCGGCGTGCCATGCAGGCAGCGGGTGGCGGGCTCGAGCACGTCTGCCAGGTGCTGATCTACATGACCGACATGTCGGACATGAAGGCGATCGACGGCGTTTACAGGGATTTCTTCGAGGCGCCATACCCCAATCGCTCCAGTGTCGCAGTGTCCTCCCTGGCGGTGCCCGGCATGAAGATCGAGATCGTTGCCTACGCGATGCTGTGA
- a CDS encoding DUF202 domain-containing protein — MSRDPGLQPERTRLAWTRTGVAMAANALLLLKAGISGQHAVLFVSAAIVGIVAAAFVAVGDCRSLRLAAAPVAVGTWMMWMVSSVAVMVAASSVCCVVLGMR, encoded by the coding sequence ATGAGCCGCGATCCGGGGCTGCAGCCTGAGAGGACCCGGCTGGCCTGGACGCGAACAGGGGTGGCGATGGCAGCCAATGCTCTGCTCCTCCTGAAGGCCGGCATCAGCGGGCAGCACGCGGTTTTGTTCGTGTCTGCGGCCATCGTGGGCATCGTTGCCGCTGCATTCGTTGCCGTCGGGGACTGCCGGTCCCTGCGATTGGCTGCTGCACCTGTTGCGGTGGGCACGTGGATGATGTGGATGGTGTCGAGTGTCGCCGTGATGGTGGCAGCGTCCTCTGTCTGCTGCGTGGTTCTGGGAATGCGGTGA
- a CDS encoding FAD-binding oxidoreductase, whose protein sequence is MNHTEISLATLLGADAVVTDASIRERYLLDWTRTFSGHAEAIVRPACTEDVARCVAWCAQHGVGVVPQGGNTGLAGGATPTGGRPQIVLSLERLKKIRALDAVSNTITVEAGVVLHEVQEAAADKGRLFPLSLGAEGSCQVGGCIASNAGGTAVVRYGNMRELVLGLEVVLPDGSIWTRLKALRKDNAGFDLKHLFIGTEGTLGIVTAATLRLLPRPRQKVVALVTLPEPEAILDLFVRVRDAFDAGLTGFEFMTGSSLRLACAHLQRPAPIGGEGAYAVLVEITSPHAGESLEEELLHCLTAASDAGVLSDAVIASSEQQAETLWTIREAIPEAMLRAHPQFSAHDVSVPISSIPLFMRELDALVATRWPSLATVLFGHVGDGNLHLNFVTSVPIDSTDFARAKAEATESVYRLVNDFAGSISAEHGIGIGKLDMFQKLESPAQLELMRRVKDALDAQGLMNPGKIFANA, encoded by the coding sequence ATGAACCACACCGAAATCTCTCTGGCGACCCTTCTCGGCGCCGACGCGGTCGTCACCGACGCCAGTATCCGTGAACGCTATCTGCTGGACTGGACGCGCACGTTCTCCGGCCATGCGGAGGCGATCGTGCGCCCCGCGTGCACAGAAGATGTGGCGCGCTGTGTCGCGTGGTGTGCGCAGCACGGCGTCGGGGTCGTTCCGCAGGGGGGGAATACCGGCTTGGCCGGCGGTGCGACGCCCACCGGCGGGCGGCCTCAGATCGTTCTCTCCCTGGAGCGGCTGAAGAAGATCCGTGCCTTGGACGCGGTGTCCAACACGATCACGGTCGAAGCCGGCGTTGTTCTGCACGAGGTGCAGGAAGCCGCAGCCGATAAGGGCCGGCTCTTTCCGCTGAGCCTCGGCGCGGAGGGCTCGTGCCAAGTCGGCGGATGCATCGCGTCGAACGCAGGCGGCACCGCGGTCGTCCGCTATGGAAACATGCGCGAACTGGTCCTGGGACTCGAGGTCGTCCTGCCGGACGGCAGCATCTGGACGCGGCTCAAGGCGCTGCGCAAGGACAACGCCGGCTTCGACTTGAAGCATCTCTTCATTGGCACTGAAGGAACCCTCGGCATTGTCACGGCGGCCACGCTGCGGTTGCTTCCGCGGCCGCGTCAGAAGGTCGTCGCTCTCGTGACCCTTCCGGAGCCGGAGGCAATCCTCGACCTCTTCGTGCGGGTACGTGATGCTTTCGACGCCGGCCTGACCGGATTTGAATTCATGACGGGCTCCTCCTTGCGTCTTGCCTGCGCCCACCTCCAGCGGCCGGCGCCGATAGGAGGCGAAGGAGCGTATGCGGTTCTGGTCGAGATCACGTCACCGCATGCCGGTGAAAGCCTGGAAGAAGAACTGCTCCACTGTCTCACGGCAGCCTCCGATGCGGGCGTATTGAGCGACGCGGTGATCGCCAGCAGCGAGCAGCAGGCCGAGACCTTGTGGACGATTCGCGAAGCGATCCCCGAGGCGATGCTGCGCGCGCACCCGCAGTTCTCGGCACACGATGTCTCTGTGCCGATCTCGAGCATTCCTCTCTTCATGCGGGAACTCGATGCGCTCGTCGCCACTCGCTGGCCGAGCCTGGCGACTGTGCTGTTCGGGCACGTCGGCGACGGCAACCTGCACCTCAACTTCGTCACCTCGGTGCCGATCGATTCCACCGACTTCGCCCGTGCCAAGGCCGAAGCCACGGAAAGCGTGTACCGGCTCGTGAACGACTTCGCCGGCTCCATCAGCGCCGAGCATGGCATCGGCATCGGCAAGCTGGACATGTTCCAAAAGCTGGAGTCCCCCGCACAACTGGAGCTGATGCGACGGGTGAAGGACGCGCTTGATGCCCAGGGGCTGATGAACCCCGGAAAAATCTTCGCGAATGCCTGA
- a CDS encoding porin → MNKVLFILSVVGASVGTAAFAQSRVVLEGVIDVGVQRLSGGGTGRVTNLSNSGLTTSRLIFRGVEDLGGGLNAGFWLEAGLNPDEGTGRPTNTSNQSSGVAGGGAIVFDRRSYVSLGDRWGELRLGRDFVPMQYMNINYDAFNTNGIGRIGNLTYAAAGNGPLPTTIVASNSLSYWTPAGLGGFYGHAMAAIGENNSTAANRGDGDMHGLRVGYAVGSFDISAGYDRTKYVSTAALGDYTNSAIGATWDAQVAKVYVLYSNAKVQLSTGTVKKGVAAIGVRVPVGATVLRASYARLDDRSSSALRNSDRSARDMNDASQIAVGFIHNLSKRTAVYGTYAHLSNTGRGTYTLSGGVTPAAGRNSKGVEFGLRHIF, encoded by the coding sequence TTGAACAAGGTTCTTTTCATCCTATCGGTGGTTGGCGCTTCCGTCGGAACGGCCGCCTTTGCGCAATCGAGAGTTGTCCTCGAAGGGGTCATCGACGTGGGCGTGCAGCGCTTGTCCGGTGGCGGCACCGGACGCGTGACAAACCTCTCCAACAGCGGCTTGACGACCAGCAGACTGATTTTCCGCGGCGTCGAGGATCTCGGCGGTGGCTTGAATGCAGGGTTCTGGCTGGAGGCCGGCCTCAATCCCGACGAAGGCACGGGCCGCCCTACGAACACGAGCAACCAATCCAGCGGCGTGGCCGGCGGTGGCGCGATTGTGTTCGATCGGCGCTCTTATGTGAGCCTGGGTGACCGCTGGGGCGAGCTCCGTCTCGGCCGTGATTTCGTCCCGATGCAGTACATGAATATCAATTACGACGCATTCAACACGAACGGTATCGGGCGAATCGGCAACCTCACGTATGCGGCCGCCGGAAACGGTCCGCTACCCACAACGATCGTGGCGAGCAATAGCCTCAGTTATTGGACGCCAGCCGGTCTGGGCGGGTTCTATGGACATGCCATGGCGGCTATCGGGGAGAACAATTCGACGGCCGCCAACCGCGGCGACGGGGACATGCATGGCCTACGCGTCGGTTATGCAGTTGGTTCGTTCGACATCTCAGCTGGCTACGACCGGACCAAATACGTGTCGACGGCAGCGCTGGGCGACTATACGAACAGCGCCATCGGCGCGACGTGGGACGCACAGGTGGCGAAGGTATACGTTCTCTATAGCAATGCGAAGGTCCAGCTGTCAACGGGGACAGTGAAGAAGGGCGTCGCCGCCATCGGAGTGCGTGTTCCGGTAGGTGCAACCGTCCTGCGTGCGAGCTACGCGCGACTGGATGACCGCAGTTCCTCGGCACTGCGCAATTCGGACCGCAGCGCGCGGGATATGAACGACGCGAGCCAGATCGCGGTAGGCTTCATTCACAACCTGTCGAAGCGGACTGCCGTGTACGGAACCTACGCCCACTTATCGAACACGGGACGGGGCACGTACACACTCAGCGGAGGCGTGACGCCGGCGGCGGGCCGGAACTCCAAGGGCGTGGAGTTCGGGCTGCGCCACATCTTCTGA
- a CDS encoding aromatic amino acid transaminase — translation MPEPESDLPMSSLFSSLPRYAGDPILALMEVFTRDPRPAKVSLSIGLYFDEAGRLPVLQSVRRAQELLFKRGGPSPYLPMEGAARYRKAVQDLVFGRSHPALEAGRVATMASIGGSGALRVGADFLRSQLGCTHVYLPDPTWDNHFALFQGAGFDVQTYPYFDARTRSLCFDALVDRLRGLRERSVVLLHASCHNPTGMDLDIAQWKVISGIMRERRLLPFVDMAYQGFGDGLDQDAASIRLLADEGHEFLVANSFSKNFSIYGERAGGLSVVCTDAAAAEAVLGQLKLAVRGNYSTPAAHGSALVETVLDCDELRTLWISDLAAMRGRIGDMRKRLHAALNARCGAGHDFSYLLQQRGMFSYTGLSARQLHALREQHAVYMLDTGRVCIPGLTPQSIDHVSDAIAAVLD, via the coding sequence ATGCCTGAACCCGAAAGCGACTTGCCGATGTCCTCCCTTTTCTCCAGTCTTCCTAGATACGCAGGCGATCCGATCCTCGCGCTGATGGAGGTGTTCACGCGCGACCCGCGTCCCGCGAAGGTCAGCTTGAGCATAGGCCTTTACTTCGACGAAGCCGGTCGGCTGCCGGTGCTCCAGTCCGTGCGCCGAGCGCAGGAATTGCTGTTCAAGCGTGGAGGTCCATCTCCCTATCTCCCCATGGAAGGAGCGGCGAGGTACCGGAAAGCCGTGCAGGACCTCGTCTTCGGCCGTTCGCATCCGGCGCTCGAGGCCGGCCGGGTTGCGACCATGGCGTCGATCGGCGGATCGGGCGCATTGCGGGTCGGCGCCGACTTCCTGCGCTCGCAATTGGGCTGCACGCATGTTTATTTGCCGGACCCCACGTGGGACAACCACTTTGCGCTGTTCCAGGGTGCTGGCTTCGACGTGCAGACGTACCCGTATTTCGACGCCCGTACCAGGAGTCTTTGCTTCGATGCCTTGGTCGACCGACTGCGAGGCCTTCGGGAGAGAAGTGTCGTCCTGCTGCATGCGAGCTGCCACAACCCAACCGGCATGGACCTCGACATCGCGCAATGGAAAGTCATCTCCGGCATCATGCGCGAGCGGCGCCTCCTACCCTTCGTCGACATGGCTTACCAGGGCTTCGGCGACGGTCTGGACCAAGACGCGGCCTCCATCCGGCTACTCGCGGACGAGGGCCATGAGTTCCTTGTTGCCAACTCCTTCTCGAAGAACTTCTCGATCTACGGAGAACGTGCCGGTGGCCTTAGCGTGGTCTGCACGGATGCAGCCGCTGCCGAAGCTGTGCTCGGCCAACTGAAGCTGGCGGTGCGCGGAAACTACTCGACCCCCGCTGCGCATGGCAGTGCTCTTGTCGAGACCGTCCTGGACTGCGACGAATTGCGAACGCTTTGGATTTCCGACCTCGCCGCCATGCGAGGCCGCATCGGAGATATGCGGAAACGGCTTCACGCTGCGCTGAACGCTAGGTGCGGCGCTGGTCACGACTTCTCGTATCTCCTCCAGCAACGCGGGATGTTCAGCTACACCGGTCTCAGTGCGCGTCAACTGCACGCCTTGCGTGAGCAGCACGCCGTATATATGTTGGATACGGGACGCGTGTGCATTCCGGGTCTTACGCCGCAAAGCATCGACCATGTCTCGGATGCCATTGCGGCCGTGCTGGACTGA
- a CDS encoding Bug family tripartite tricarboxylate transporter substrate binding protein, translating to MLITRRRFGALVPAAAFTVSLPGLSATNQPLKMIVGFAPGGTADAVARALADGMRGSGFNVVVDNRPGAGGRIGTEAFMMAPADGNTLLLTPSTNLTLFPHIYSNLRYKLSDLAIIGAPANVQFGLAVNAQDGPKTLAEFLDRAKQDPAYASYGTPGAGSVMQLLGDLLAKHAKVPLVSVPYKGGAAALNDVIGGSLGAALTALPNLLPMHRNGKLRILAVSSEERQAALPEVPTFKSAGFPQLTASEYMCVVARREVPAPVLANLSAAVTAAAKAPATVAIMDRLGYQASPGADQAALARKLSADSARWQVAVRETGFKAAE from the coding sequence ATGCTCATCACTCGCCGCCGCTTTGGTGCGCTGGTCCCCGCGGCTGCCTTCACTGTGTCACTTCCGGGCCTCTCCGCGACCAACCAGCCGCTGAAGATGATCGTCGGATTTGCTCCAGGCGGCACTGCGGACGCGGTCGCGCGGGCGCTCGCGGATGGGATGCGTGGCTCCGGTTTCAACGTGGTGGTGGACAACCGCCCAGGCGCTGGCGGCCGGATCGGGACCGAGGCGTTCATGATGGCGCCTGCCGACGGAAACACGTTGCTGTTGACGCCATCGACAAACCTGACCTTGTTTCCGCATATCTACAGCAATCTCCGGTACAAGCTGAGCGACCTGGCGATCATTGGTGCGCCGGCCAATGTGCAATTCGGTCTGGCGGTGAATGCGCAGGACGGTCCGAAGACCTTGGCGGAATTCCTCGATCGCGCCAAGCAGGACCCCGCGTACGCGTCCTATGGAACTCCTGGCGCTGGCTCCGTGATGCAGCTCCTCGGCGACCTGTTGGCAAAGCACGCCAAGGTGCCGCTGGTGAGCGTGCCGTACAAGGGCGGAGCGGCCGCGCTCAACGATGTCATCGGCGGCAGCCTGGGCGCTGCGCTGACGGCGCTTCCGAACCTTCTGCCGATGCACAGGAACGGCAAGCTTCGCATTCTGGCGGTCAGTTCCGAGGAGCGACAGGCTGCGCTGCCGGAGGTGCCCACCTTCAAGTCGGCCGGGTTCCCGCAGCTCACGGCCTCGGAATACATGTGCGTGGTGGCCAGGCGGGAGGTTCCGGCGCCCGTTCTCGCCAACCTGAGCGCGGCTGTCACGGCGGCCGCGAAAGCGCCGGCGACGGTCGCGATCATGGATCGGCTGGGCTACCAGGCGTCCCCGGGCGCCGACCAGGCCGCGCTCGCCCGCAAGCTGTCCGCCGACTCAGCGCGGTGGCAGGTGGCCGTGCGCGAAACTGGATTCAAGGCAGCCGAGTGA